In Verrucomicrobiota bacterium, a single genomic region encodes these proteins:
- a CDS encoding peptidase — MPKILMPIGDATEALDTFYAYYRLPEDGFEVVVAGPEARLYHTVLHEIPPNPDVPWDITQERPGYHLKASVAFRDLRAEDFTGMFISGGRAPEYIRYDKDLRRVTREIWAAGKPIACLCHGIEILTAADCIRGKRVTTVPKCAMDAEQGGATYVNEPVVVDGLLVTARGYQDNTELLRQFVRMLKAIPKPK; from the coding sequence ATGCCCAAAATCCTCATGCCCATCGGCGACGCCACCGAAGCGCTCGACACCTTTTATGCTTACTATCGCCTGCCGGAGGATGGCTTCGAGGTCGTGGTGGCCGGACCGGAAGCGCGGCTCTATCACACGGTGCTTCACGAAATTCCACCGAACCCGGACGTGCCCTGGGACATCACGCAGGAACGTCCGGGTTACCATTTGAAGGCTTCCGTGGCGTTCCGTGATCTGCGGGCGGAGGATTTCACGGGCATGTTCATTTCGGGCGGGCGCGCGCCGGAATACATCCGTTACGACAAAGACCTTCGCCGCGTCACTCGGGAAATCTGGGCTGCGGGCAAACCCATCGCTTGCCTTTGCCACGGAATCGAGATTCTAACGGCTGCCGATTGCATCCGAGGCAAACGCGTCACCACCGTGCCCAAGTGCGCGATGGACGCCGAGCAAGGCGGGGCGACTTATGTGAACGAACCCGTGGTCGTGGATGGACTGCTCGTCACCGCGCGAGGCTATCAGGACAACACGGAGTTGCTGCGGCAATTTGTCCGAATGCTCAAGGCGATCCCGAAGCCAAAGTGA
- a CDS encoding sugar phosphate isomerase/epimerase, with protein MNLSLSVRIAEEFSSKERASMSMEALADLAVAAGYQSLCMRASQVGIQSPAEAVVKAAGVLRAHGLSVSMVTGNFDVVYNNDRGPDCLRYIGPFLQLASAMKAPLIRVALKKEEDIEWAQRAADEAAGRALKLVHQCHTQSLFETVEGIERTLRGIDRPNFGLIYEPANLELCGQDYGPKTIQRLAPWIFNVYLQNQVLKADGTMKLNTWSRGQVPFDLIPIHASGGINFNSVFQGLAEIQYRGTVTVHQAGCSTEPPGESAKATADFLKRLSAQYGISG; from the coding sequence ATGAATCTGTCCTTGTCCGTCCGCATTGCCGAAGAATTCAGTTCCAAGGAGCGCGCATCGATGTCCATGGAAGCGCTGGCCGACCTCGCGGTCGCCGCGGGCTATCAATCGCTTTGCATGCGGGCGTCGCAGGTCGGGATTCAATCGCCGGCCGAAGCCGTGGTTAAGGCCGCCGGTGTGCTGCGCGCTCACGGATTGTCCGTCAGCATGGTGACGGGCAATTTCGATGTCGTGTACAACAACGACCGCGGCCCGGATTGTTTGCGCTACATCGGCCCTTTTTTGCAATTAGCCTCGGCAATGAAGGCTCCGCTCATCCGCGTGGCGCTGAAGAAAGAGGAAGACATCGAATGGGCGCAACGCGCGGCGGACGAAGCGGCTGGGCGTGCTCTGAAGCTCGTTCATCAATGCCACACGCAGAGCCTTTTTGAGACGGTCGAAGGCATCGAGCGCACGCTGCGGGGCATCGACCGGCCCAACTTCGGTCTTATCTACGAGCCGGCGAATTTGGAGTTGTGCGGACAGGACTACGGCCCCAAAACGATCCAGCGGCTCGCGCCGTGGATTTTCAACGTTTATCTCCAGAACCAGGTGCTAAAAGCGGACGGGACAATGAAACTGAACACCTGGAGCCGGGGGCAGGTTCCCTTCGATCTGATTCCAATCCACGCGAGCGGGGGCATCAATTTTAATAGCGTGTTTCAAGGTTTGGCTGAAATCCAATATCGCGGCACCGTGACCGTGCACCAAGCTGGCTGTTCCACGGAACCTCCGGGCGAATCGGCCAAAGCCACCGCCGACTTTCTAAAGCGACTAAGCGCGCAGTATGGCATCAGCGGCTAG